In Bos mutus isolate GX-2022 chromosome 10, NWIPB_WYAK_1.1, whole genome shotgun sequence, a single window of DNA contains:
- the ISM2 gene encoding LOW QUALITY PROTEIN: isthmin-2 (The sequence of the model RefSeq protein was modified relative to this genomic sequence to represent the inferred CDS: deleted 3 bases in 2 codons), giving the protein MGLQPGDFPRSTWALTSASPDPSSPREEEETPLLSRAHLQAGSRRHRCRALPESAPLVLDKTPSPGTLKDAPLLLELQKLPGLTNTDLSALNPNIQVTIDVVVDPQDELEVDLMAEPNNRWSEGAPCWLPAEELFWPLSWGYSEGEEEARLKGRASGEEQEEEEEDDPPEYSEGEDQEDSEEHGRDDQEPGFSGAAGGWEQGPLSPRDWAFEEPDRYDYELQEEWSPWSLCSGSCGSGQQRTQPCSYTCIASKSCACDLPPSWSFCPQLGWADRSLVPLPPPLPSANVDSCEKWLNCKSDFLAKYLSQVLRALPSCPCAYALEAVSSAVSLWEEHQGRSFRWRDAGGPCERLDEYRSTAPSACALCSTPAAQHCCYDVSSRLLTRGKGAGAPDLVSTDVSPELHFKVDTLPWIPCKADCTHYHAVRPANNGRACADNPPEEEYLAQLQEAKEY; this is encoded by the exons ATGGGGCTGCAGCCTGGAG acTTTCCCAGGTCCACATGGGCCTTGACCTCAGCCTCCCCAGATCCCAGCTCTcccagagaagaggaggagacccCTCTGCTCTCCAGGGCCCACCTCCAGGCAGGGTCACGTCGACACAGATGTCGGGCGCTCCCTGAATCAGCACCCCTGGTCCTAGATAAGACGCCCTCACCTGGGACCCTGAAGGACGCTCCCTTGCTGCTGGAGCTGCAGAAATTGCCAGGATTGACCAATACAGATTTGAGTGCCTTGAACCCCAACATCCAG GTGACTATCGACGTGGTAGTGGATCCCCAGGATGAGCTGGAGGTGGACCTGATGGCTGAGCCCAACAATCGCTGGTCCGAGGGCGCCCCCTGCTGGCTGCCTGCTGAGGAACTCTTCTGGCCTCTCTCCTGGGGCTACTCAGAGGGTGAGGAA GAGGCCCGTCTCAAGGGCAGAGCCTCAGGggaagagcaggaggaggaagaggaggatgatCCCCCAGAGTACAGTGAGGGTGAGGACCAGGAGGACAGTGAGGAACACGGTAGAGATGATCAGGAGCCGGGCTTCAGTGGGGCCGCAGGAGGCTGGGAGCAGGgcccactgtctcccagagactGGGCCTTTGAGGAGCCTGATCGCTACG ACTATGAGCTTCAGGAGGAGTGGAGCCCCTGGTCTCTCTGCAGTGGGAGCTGTGGCAGTGGCCAGCAGAGGACTCAGCCCTGCAGCTACACCTGCATTGCCTCCAAGTCCTGCGCCTGCGACCTGCCCCCGTCCTG GTCGTTCTGCCCCCAGCTCGGGT gggcTGACCGGTCCCTTGTTCCCCTGCCACCTCCCCTGCCCTCTGCAAATGTGGACAGCTGTGAAAAGTGGCTGAACTGCAAGAGTGACTTCCTGGCCAAGTACCTG AGCCAGGTGCTGCGGGCCCTGCCCAGCTGCCCATGCGCATACGCGTTGGAGGCCGTGTCCAGCGCCGTGAGCCTGTGGGAGGAGCATCAAGGCCGCAGCTTCCGCTGGAGGGATGCCGGCGGCCCGTGCGAGCGCCTGGACGAGTACCGGTCCACAGCCCCTTCTGCCTGCGCTCTCTGCAGCACGCCGGCAGCCCAGCACTGCTGCTACGACGTGAGCAGCCGGCTGCTGACCCGGGGCAAGGGTGCCGGCGCGCCCGACTTGGTCAGCACCGACGTCTCGCCCGAGCTTCACTTCAAGGTGGACACGCTGCCCTGGATCCCGTGTAAGGCGGACTGCACCCACTACCACGCGGTGCGGCCCGCCAACAATGGCCGAGCCTGCGCGGACAACCCTCCCGAGGAGGAGTACCTGGCCCAGTTGCAGGAAGCCAAGGAGTACTAA
- the AHSA1 gene encoding activator of 90 kDa heat shock protein ATPase homolog 1, which translates to MAKWGEGDPRWIVEERADATNVNNWHWTERDASNWSTDKLKTLFLAVRVQNEEGKCEVTEVSKLDGEASINNRKGKLIFFYEWSVKLNWTGTSKSGVQYKGHVEIPNLSDENSVDEVEISVSLAKDEPDTNLVALMKEEGVKLLREAMGIYISTLKTEFTQGMILPTMNGESVDPAGPPALKTEERKAKSAPSKTQARPVGVKIPTCKITLRESFLTSPEELYRVFTTQELVQAFTHAPAMLEADKGGKFHLVDGNVSGEFTDLVPEKYIAMKWRFKSWPEGHFAIITLTFIDKNGETELCMEGRGIPAPEEERTRQGWQRYYFEGIKQTFGYGARLF; encoded by the exons ATGGCCAAGTGGGGTGAGGGCGACCCACGCTGGATCGTGGAGGAGCGGGCGGACGCCACCAACGTCAACAACTGGCATTG gaCAGAAAGGGATGCTTCAAACTGGTCCACAGATAAGCTGAAAACACTGTTCCTGGCTGTACGTGTACAAAATGAGGAAGGCAAGTGCGAGGTGACAGAAGTGAGTAAGCTTGATGGAGAGGCATCCATTAACAATCGCAAAGGCAAACTTATCTTCTTTTATGAGTGGAGCGTCAAACTAAACTGGACAG GTACCTCTAAGTCTGGAGTGCAGTACAAGGGCCATGTGGAGATCCCCAATTTGTCTGATGAAAATAGCGTGGATGAAGTGGAG ATTAGTGTGAGCCTTGCCAAAGATGAGCCTGACACAAATCTCGTGGCCTTAATGAAGGAAGAAGGGGTGAAACTTCTAAGAGAAGCAATGGGAATTTACATCAGCACCCTCAAAACAG AATTCACGCAGGGTATGATCTTGCCTACAATGAATGGAGAGTCAGTAGACCCAGCTGGGCCGCCAGCACTGAAAACTGAGGAGCGCAAG GCTAAGTCTGCTCCTTCAAAAACCCAGGCCAGACCCGTTGGTGTCAAAATCCCCACTTGTAAGATCACCCTTAGAGAAAGCTTCCTGACATCACCAGAGGAGCTCTATAGAGTTTTTACCACCCAAGAG CTCGTTCAGGCCTTCACCCACGCTCCTGCTATGTTGGAAGCAGACAAAGGTGGCAAGTTTCACTTGGTAGACGGCAATGTCTCTGGAGAATTCACTGATCTG GTCCCTGAGAAATACATTGCGATGAAATGGAGGTTTAAATCTTGGCCAGAAG GGCACTTTGCCATCATCACCTTGACCTTCATCGATAAGAACGGAGAAACTGAGCTGTGCATGGAAGGCCGAGGCATCCCCGCCCCAGAGGAGGAGAGGACGAGGCAGGGCTGGCAGCGGTACTACTTTGAGGGCATCAAACAGACCTTTGGCTATGGTGCGCGCTTATTTTAG